Below is a genomic region from Chloroflexi bacterium ADurb.Bin180.
CGTCCGGAAGGGGAGCGCTAAAGCGCAACTACGAACCTGTCGTTCGCGCTCCCTGGGCAGTTATTCCACACTCTCTTCGCAGCTTGATTCACCTGACAGCCGGGAGAGAACAAACAGGAGCGCTGCCGTTGTGACAGGACCTCTGTTGATCAGACTACCTGGTCTGGCACGCTGGCTCTGCGCTCAGCTCGGGCGGCTTGCGTTGCTCCTCGGGCGTGAGCAGCGCGATGGCCGCCGCGATCGGCTCAAAACCTTCCCCTGAATAGGCTTCGATCTGGCCAGAATCGCACTTGACCGCCAGCTCGGGATCGAGAGGCACACGGCCCAGCAACGGCACGCCGAGCGTCTGCGCTGTCTGCTCGGCATTGCTCGGCCCGAACACTTCGATCTTTTTGCCGCAGTCGGGGCATTGCACATAGCTCATGTTCTCGACCAGCCCGATGATGGGCACTTCCAGCATGCGCGCCATCGCTCCGGCCTTGCGCACCACCATGCCGGCCAGGTCCTGCGGTGAGGTCACCAGGACAATTCCATTGAGCGGCATGCCGTTCATCACGGTCAGGGTCGCATCGGAAGTACCGGGCGGCAGGTCGATGATCAGCGTGTCCAGCGTTTCCCAGAGCACGCTGCTCCAGAACTGCTGGATGGCGCCGGTGATCAGCGGCCCGCGCCAGATAATGGGCACGTCCTCGTCGGAGAGGAGCAGGTTGATCGACATCACCTTGATGCCGGTGGAGCTGACGGGCGGCATCAAGCCCAGCGGAGTCACTTTGGGCTGGGCGGAGAGTCCGAACAGACGCGGGATGCTCGGCCCGGTGATGTCGGCATCGAGAATGCCAACGCTTTGTCCCTGCCGCCGCAAGGCCACCGCCAGCAGCGACGACACCGACGATTTGCCCACCCCGCCTTTGCCGCTGAGCACGGCGATGATCTTTTTAACGTGGTTGAACTCTTGCGCCGGCGATGGCTCCGGCGCGGAAGCGGTGACGTGCTCCGGGGCCTGTCCCGGGGCGGCCGTCCGCGGCCGGATCAGCCGGCCTTTTTCCGCTGCGGTCATCTCGGCCAGCTTGACCTTGGTCTGCAGCGCCGGGTCGAAAGCCGCGATTGCCGCGACAATGTCGTTGGCCATATGGTTCTTGAGTGGGCAGGCCATGGTGGTCAGAGCCAGGGTAACCTCCACCTGCTCTCCAGTCACCTCGACGCTGCGCACCATGCCCAGTTCGACGATGCCGCGTCCCAGTTCGGGGTCCTTGACGTTCTTCAGTGCTTCCAGGATCTGCTCTCTTGTTGCCATAACGATGCTCTGTCGCTCCCTGCTATGATGTTACTGCCCTGGCCTACCGGCCGCCACCAGATGCGGCGACTGGCGATGCACCCACGAGGCCCGCGCCGGCCATCAAGTCCTGCATCTCGGCCGTGATCGCCTCCTGGCGCTGCTGCTGCAGCTCAAGAGCAAGCCCGTCTCGCAACGCATGCGCGTTCTGAGCGGCGCCCTCGAGCAACTGGTAACGGGCAGTGTGCTCCGCCACTGCAGAGCGTAGCATGATACCATAGAATGAGCCGCAGAGCCAAAGCGCCAGCGCTCTACGGGCCAGTGTAGCCACATCGCCCTCCAGAATCGGCGGCAGCGTCAGCGGCTCAGGCTCGCCCGAGGGCTCCAGAGGCGGCGGCAGCAGCACGGTGGCTGTAGCCGCGTATCCGGCCAGGCCGCGGCGAACGCCATGCACCACGCGCACCGCGTCCAGCGCCGAGGACTCATAGTCTGCCAGCCAGCCGCTGCTCAGTTGGAGGGCGAGCTCGTAGGGCG
It encodes:
- a CDS encoding antiporter inner membrane protein, producing the protein MATREQILEALKNVKDPELGRGIVELGMVRSVEVTGEQVEVTLALTTMACPLKNHMANDIVAAIAAFDPALQTKVKLAEMTAAEKGRLIRPRTAAPGQAPEHVTASAPEPSPAQEFNHVKKIIAVLSGKGGVGKSSVSSLLAVALRRQGQSVGILDADITGPSIPRLFGLSAQPKVTPLGLMPPVSSTGIKVMSINLLLSDEDVPIIWRGPLITGAIQQFWSSVLWETLDTLIIDLPPGTSDATLTVMNGMPLNGIVLVTSPQDLAGMVVRKAGAMARMLEVPIIGLVENMSYVQCPDCGKKIEVFGPSNAEQTAQTLGVPLLGRVPLDPELAVKCDSGQIEAYSGEGFEPIAAAIALLTPEEQRKPPELSAEPACQTR
- the atpG gene encoding ATP synthase gamma chain, with protein sequence MDSQERLKARLDNVAAVEPILSALRSIALSSRLLALRRSESTARLVDELAELIDQLRRASPAATEPLWQRRPIKRRVLVVLGTERGLCGRLNELLAVLAERDMVQAESNGVDIQLVSLGRSAEKALRRLRRQPLQSMRLPARGLPPYELALQLSSGWLADYESSALDAVRVVHGVRRGLAGYAATATVLLPPPLEPSGEPEPLTLPPILEGDVATLARRALALWLCGSFYGIMLRSAVAEHTARYQLLEGAAQNAHALRDGLALELQQQRQEAITAEMQDLMAGAGLVGASPVAASGGGR